The Microbacterium horticulturae region CGCAGAGATGTCGAGCGCGATCAGCTCTTTGTCCTTCAGGGATTCGGCGACGTCGCCGGCGACGATGCGCTGCGCGAGACCCTCGACGACGGCGGTCTTGCCGACGCCCGGTTCGCCGATGAGGACGGGGTTGTTCTTCGTGCGCCGGGTCAGCACCTGGCTCACGCGGCGGATCTCGCTGTCTCGCCCGATGACGGGGTCGAGCCCGCCCTGGCGGGCACGGTCGGTGAGATTGATGCCGAACTGTTCGAGGGGGCTCTGCTGCTCCTCCTGTCCGGCCTGGGCTTGTGCGTTCATGTGTCTCCTTGAAACCTGCGGGACTCACGTCGTTTTAAAACTTGAGTCGTTCTGGCTCAAGTTTACCAGCGGGTGGATGTTGCGGCAAGGGGTGCCGAACGCGGTTCCAACTCCCTTGTCCTCGCCCATTTGGTAAGGAAAAATGGAGCCAGAAAGGATTTTCATGCCTACTGCCACAATGACCAGCAAGGGACAGATCACCGTTCCGAAGGAGGTGCGCGACGACTTGAAGCTCGTCGCGGGCTCGCGCGTGATGTTCGTCAAGCTGCCGAACGGGCGCTACACGATCGTGCCGAAGACCGGGTCGATCATGGACCTCGCGGGCGTGCTCTACAACCCCGACCAGCCGCCCATCTCGATCGAGCAGATGAACGATGACATCGCGGATGCTGCAGCGGAGCACGTGATGCGGAGCATGCAGAGGTGATCGGTCTCGATGCCTCGCTGACCGGCCTCGACACGAATGTCCTGGCACGATTCTTTGTTCGCGACGATCCGGCACAGTACGAAGCCGCTGCGGCCGTCATCGCAACGCTCACTCCCGACAGCCCCGGACTGGTCACACACGTGAGTCTCGCTGAGTTGTCGTGGACACTCGCGCGAACGTACAAGATGTCGAAGGAAGCGCGCCTCGCGATCGTGCGCGCTCTGATCCAGGCGGACGAGATCGAGTTCGAAGACGGCGAGGGCGTCGTGCGTGCACTCGCCCTCGCCGAAGACGGCGCGGACTTCGCCGACGCCCTGATCGCGACGACGATGACGTTGTTCGGCACCGATCGCGTCGTGACCTTCGACAAGGCCGCCGCCCAGCACCTCGGCTGGGAGCTGCTCGCCTGACAGCGATGCCGTCTGTCGACCGCCTCAGAACGATGACCGAAGCCATGAGGAGGCCAGCTGTGGTGGCCGCCTCACTCGGCGCGCTCATCACCGGCTCGCTCTCGTGATCACCTGATCGAAGCCGGCCCGCAGCAGCTCAGCGCCGAGAGGCGCCGAGCTTGGTCACGACATCGAGCAGCGTCTCGGCCGAGCGCGGCCAGCTGAACTGCGCGATGTGATCGGCACCGGCTGCGACGATGGCGCCTCGCGCCGAGGCGTCGTCGAGCGCGGCCACCGCCGTCGCAAAGCCCGCGGGGTCTTCGGCATCGACGTACAGCGCGCCGGGTCCGGCGACCTCGTGGAAGATCTCGAGGTCGCTGACCACCGCCGGCACACCCATCGCCAACGCCTCGGCGATCGGCAGGCCATAGCCCTCGTCGAGACTCATCGTCACGAGCACCGCGCGGTCGGCCAGCAGGCGGGCGTACTCGGCGTCGGTCACGCCGCCGTGGAACACGACCTCGGCACCGGCGGGGATGAGCGTCTCGAGCTCGGCGCGCCTTGCCGGAGTGATGCGGCTGAGCAGATGCAGCGTGCGGCCGGGCAGTCGCGCCATGCCCCGGATGAGCGTCTCGACGTTCTTGTACGGCATGAACGAGCCCATGTACACGAGATTGCGAGCTCCACCGATGGTCTGGACGCCCTCGGGCAGGAGTGTGCGCAGCTGCTGCGGCGCATCGGGCACCACGACGACGGGGCGTTTGGTCAGCCGCACCTGCGCAAACTGC contains the following coding sequences:
- a CDS encoding PIN domain-containing protein, which codes for MIGLDASLTGLDTNVLARFFVRDDPAQYEAAAAVIATLTPDSPGLVTHVSLAELSWTLARTYKMSKEARLAIVRALIQADEIEFEDGEGVVRALALAEDGADFADALIATTMTLFGTDRVVTFDKAAAQHLGWELLA
- a CDS encoding AbrB/MazE/SpoVT family DNA-binding domain-containing protein — its product is MPTATMTSKGQITVPKEVRDDLKLVAGSRVMFVKLPNGRYTIVPKTGSIMDLAGVLYNPDQPPISIEQMNDDIADAAAEHVMRSMQR
- a CDS encoding glycosyltransferase family 4 protein, which codes for MRLFFDARYIRTDFHDGISRYSADLAAAVFAQAPERGVDVVFLIWDERQRMLLPDGARVLKIHAPTALREPLTALILNRHKPDVVFSPMQTMGTVGRRFSLVLTLHDMIYYRHRTPPRDLPAFVRLGWRLFHLSYAPQRLTLNAADVIATVSKTSKRQFAQVRLTKRPVVVVPDAPQQLRTLLPEGVQTIGGARNLVYMGSFMPYKNVETLIRGMARLPGRTLHLLSRITPARRAELETLIPAGAEVVFHGGVTDAEYARLLADRAVLVTMSLDEGYGLPIAEALAMGVPAVVSDLEIFHEVAGPGALYVDAEDPAGFATAVAALDDASARGAIVAAGADHIAQFSWPRSAETLLDVVTKLGASRR